Genomic window (Egicoccus halophilus):
CGTCGATCCCGAGGCGTCGCAGTTCGGTGACCACCGCCCGCACCCGGTCGGTCTCCTTGTGCCGGATGAAGCCGATGCCACGCACCCGCGTGGGCGAGGAGGCGAACACGGCCACGGCCGCGAGGGTCTGGGCCGTGTCGGACAGGTCGGACAGGTCCACGTCCACGCCCTGGAGCCGGCCGGTGCCCTGCACCTCGACGTGCTCGTCGGCGAGGTCCACCGTGGCGCCCATGCGAGCGAGCACCTGCGCGAAGCCGACGTCTCCCTGCAGCGAGCCGCGGCCGAGACCGGGAACGCGCACGCGCCCGCCGGTGATCGCGGCCGCCGCGAGCACGTAGGACGCGGCGCTGGCGTCGGGCTCGATCCGGTAGGTGGTACCCCGGTACCCGCCGGGGGCCACGGTGAACGTGTCGTCGTCGTCGGCCTCGACCCGGGCACCGAACGCCCGCATCACCGCGGTGGTCATCGTCACGTAGGGACGCGAGACGAGCGCGCCGGGGACCCGGACCCGCAACCCGTCGGGCCGCGCCGGCGCGCTGAGCAGCAGACCCGAGAGGAACTGACTGGACACGTCGGCGGGGACCTCGAGCGCGCCCGTGTCCGTTCCCGGTCCCCGCAGACGTGCCGGCAGGTGACCCGGGGCGCCGGTCTCGTGCACCTGCACGCCGAGCTGGCGCAGGGCATCGAACACCGGCGCCATCGGGCGGCGGCGGAAGGCCGGCGCGGCGTCGAGCAGGTAGGGCCCCTCGCCGAGGGCCAGCAGCGGCGCCAGGAACCGGGCCGTGGTCCCCGACAGCCGCACGTCGAGCTCGAGGGGGCCGGCCGGGACCGCGCCGTCCAGTCCGCCGACCGTCACCGACCGGGCCGACCGGTCGACCTCGAGCGGGACCCCGAGGGTGGCCAACGCCCCCAGCATGGCCTCGGTGTCGTCGGCGAAGAGCACGCCGTCGAGCCGGGAGCGGCCCGCGGCGAGCGCCGCCACCACCAGGGCACGGTTGGTGATGCTCTTGGACCCCGGGACCACGACCTCGGCGTCGGGCGGGTGCGCGAACGGGATCATCGAACAGCGCTGCACGGGTCCTCCTGTCGAGTCGTCGGCCAGAAGCGTCACGGCGCCGCGTCGGCCGGGTGCGTCACGTCGCCGCGTCGGCCGGTTCGGCGTGCGCGGCCAGCCCACGGGCCGTGAGGACCTCCAGGGCCCGCTCGCACTCCCCTGCGGCGATGCGGACCAGCAGCGCGCCCCGCCGACCCTCGGCGTGGCGCATCGCGAGGTCCTCGACGTTGATGGCGGCCTCGCCGAGCGCCGTAGTGATGGTGGCCAGTGCCCCCGGACGGTCGTCGAGTGCAACGACCACGTCGACCACCGCGTCGTCGACCGCCTTGGGCACCAGCTGGGCGCGGGCGCGGGCGGCACGACCGAGCAGGGCCTCGAGGGCCTCGTCGTCGCCGCGTTCGAGCAGCCGGCGCACCTCGGTCAGGCGCTGCTCGTAGCGGTTGAGGGCGACCAGGACCGCGTCGCGGTTGCCGGCCAGGATCCCGCGCCACAGTCGCGGGTCCGACGCCGCGATCCGGGTCGTGTCGCGGAAGCCGCCGCCGGCGACCGCCAGCACCACCTCGCCCGCCCGCGCCGAGGCCTCACCGGCGACGTCGGCGAGCGTGCAGGCCGCCAGGTGCGGCAGGTGGCTGACCAGGGCGACCAGTTCGTCGTGCCGCGCGGGAGCGAGCGCGAGCACCCGGGCCCCGATCTGCCGGAGCACCCCCGAGACGCGGCGCAGGGTCTCCGCGGCGGTGTCGGCCGTGGGGGTCAGCACCCAGGTCGCTGCCTGGAACAGGGTCGCGTCCGCGGCCTGCGGGCCGCTGCGCTCCGATCCCGCCATGGGATGGCCGCCGACGAATCGGGCCGGGTCGACACCCGCAGCCCTCAACCTCGACGTCACCTCGAGGGTGACGCTGCCCTTGAGGCTGGCGACGTCGGTGAACACGGCGTCGGCCGGTGCGTACCGGGCGGCCTGTTCGAGCACGTCCCCGACGACCGCCGCAGGAACCGCGGCGACGACGACGTCGGCCGCGCGCACGCACGCGGCGACGTCCTCGGCGACCTCGTCGGCGAGCCCGAGCCCGGCCGCCGCGCGACGCACGTCCGCGGACGTGTCGGTCAGGGTGACGTGACCGACCGCGAGCCGGCGGCAGGCCACGGCGAGGGAGCCCCCGATCAGCCCACCCCCGAGGACGGCCAGGCGCGGCGTCGTGCTCACTCCGGCAGGTCGGTGCGCAGTTGACGGGCGTCGTGCAGGTAGACGTGCCGGAGCTCGCGGGCCGTGCGGGGGGTGTAGGCGTGGACGAGGATCCGCACGCACCGCGGGATCCCGCCCTCGACCTCGAGTTCGCGGGCGCACAGCAAGGGGACGTGGGTGATGCCCGCCTCGCGTGCCGCGACCGCCGGGAAGGCGGCGTGGACGTCGTCGGTGGCGGTGAACACGATCGAGATCAGGTCGTCCTCGACGAGTTCGTTGCGGGCGAACACCGCGGCCATCAGCTCCTGGGTGCGCGCGATCAGGTGCTCGCGGTCGTCGCGGTCCAGCGTGGTCGCGCCCCGCAGCGCCCGTACCCGTGCCTCGCTCATCGTGATCCTCCCCGGCGCGTCGCCCGGGCGGCGTTGGCAGCGCGGGCATCGCGTTCGCCGCGGGTGGTGCGGCGGGTCTCCCAGCGCTGGCCCCCGGGGGCCGGTCGGGAGCCCTCGGCCACCGCCGCGTGCAGCCGGCCGACCTCGGCCTGCGTGAGGAATCGCCACTTGCCCTGGCGCAACTCGCCGAGCTCGACCCCGGCGTAGGCGACGCGTGCCAGCCGCTCGACCGTCAGGCCCAGGGCCGCGAACATGCGGCGGACCTCGCGCTTGCGTCCCTCGGTCATCACCAGCTCGATCAGTGCCCGCCCGTGCTCCTCCTCGAGCACCCGGACCGACCGTGCGCGAGCGACCCCGTCGTCGAGCTCCACGCCGTCGCGCAACTGCGCCAGCGCCCGTTTGCGGACCGGCCCGGGCACCAGGGCCACGTAGGTGCGTGGCACCTCGAACGACGGGTGCAGCAACTGGTGGGTGAGCTCACCGTCGTTGGTGAGCAGCAACAGCCCCTCGGTGTCCTGGTCGAGACGTCCGACGGGATACAGCCGCTGGGGCAGGTTGACGAGGTCGACCACGGTCGGGCGCCCCTGCGGGTCGTCGGCGGTGGTGACCACGCCGCGCGGCTTGTTGAGCAGCACGTAGAGCTTGTCGGGATCGGTGTTGATCCGCTCCCCGTCGACCTCGACCACGTCGGCGGTCGGGTCGCACTTGGCGCCGAGCTCGACGACCTCGCCGTTGACCCGCACGCGACCGGTGGCGATCAGCTCCTCGCAGGCCCGTCGTGAGGCGATACCGGCGGCCGCGAGGACCTTCTGTACCCGTTGCTCAGTCATCTCGTGCTCCGGGGTCGGCGGAGACCTCCGCCGGGTCGTCGTCGTCGGATGCCGGGTCGCCGTCGCCGGCGGCCACGGCCTGCCGCAACCGGTCGACGGCGTTGCGCGCCGCCTGCTCCAGCCGGTCGGTCAACTCGTCGATGTCGTCACCACCGCGTCCCGCGCCACGCGTGGCGTTCGGGGCGGGCATGGCGTCGTCGTCGGGTTCCTCGCCGTCCTCGCCGCCGGTGTTGGTCCGTCGGCCGGCCAGCACGCCGCGGACCGGCAGCTCCCCGCCCTCGGCCAGACGCCGCCGTACCTCCTTGACGCTGCCCAGATCCGGCTCGTCGGGTGCCGGCGCCTCGGGCAGGAAGTCGGTGAGCGGCGGCAGTTCGTCGAGCGACTGCAACCCCAGTCGCTCGAGCAGCAGTCTGGTCGTGCCGTAGAGCACCGCCTGCCCCGGGCCCTCGTCACGCCCGACCTCGGTCACGAAGCCCCGCGCGACCAGGCTGCGGACGGCCCCGTCGGCGCTGACGCCGCGGATGTCGCCGACCTCGCTGCGGCTGATCGGCTGCTTGTAGGCGATGACCGCCAGGGTCTCGAGCGCGGCCTGTGTCAGCCGCCCGGTGCGACCCGCCAGCGCCCAGCGCTGCAGCACCGGGCGTGCGGCCGGGGCGGTGTACATCCGCCACCCGCCTGCCACCGCACGGATCTCGACCCCGCGGTCGGCCGCGGCGTAGGCGGCCTGCACCTCGGCGATCACCTGCTCGACCTCGCGCGGGTCGCGGTCGAGCACCTCCGCGACGGCAGCGGCCTCGAGCGGCTCGTCGGCGAGGAACAGCAGCGCCTCGACGCCGGGGCGCAGTTGCTCGTCGGTGGGACGGTCCGGGGCCTGACCTGCCGACGGCAGACCGACCGGCGCCGGCGCGGCGTCCACCGGCGCGTCGGCGGGTTCGTCGTTCACGGCGTGACTCCGGAAGCAGTGGGGACAGGTGCGTCGGTGCGGCCGTCGTCGGGCTCGTCGGGCTCGTCGGGCTCATCGGGCTCCGTGAGCGAGTCGAGGTCCTGGCCGCCCGTGCGGGCCAGGATCGCCAGCGGGCCGCGATGGTCGGGCTGCTCGAGTTCGACGTGGCCGAGCTTGAACAGTTCGAGCGCGGCCAGGAAGAACACCACGCGGTCCCCCCGGCCCCGGTCGGCCACGAGGTCCGCGAAGGTACTGGGCGCATCCGCGCGCACCCGGGCGAGCAGGTCGACGGCCGCGTCCCGGATGGTGATGTAGCTGCGGCGGATGTGGCTGAGGTCGACCGGCGCCTCGCGCGCAGGGGTCAGCACCGACGCGGCGATGGCGGCCAGGCCACCGGCGTCGACCGCCAACGGCGTCTCGGGGACGAGCCGCTGCAGCCACGGCTCCGGCGCCACGTCCCGGGCCAGGTACGCCTCGTTGCTCGTCAGCCGGTGCGAGACGATGCGCGCCACGTCCCGGAACGCCCGGTACTCGAGCAGCCGGGCGTAGAGCAGGTCCCTCGCGTCGCCGAGCAGGTCCTCGAGTTCGTCGCGCTCCTCACGGGGCAGCAGGCGGGCGGCCTTGAGTTCGATGAGGGTGGCCGCCACGACCAGGAACCGGGTGGCGGTCTCGAGGTCGAGGTCCTCGAGGCCCCGGTCGAGATGGGCGAGGAAGTCGGCCGTGATCTCGGCGAGGTCGACCTCGGTGACGTCGAGCTTGCGGCGGGAGATCAACTGCAGCAGCAGGTCGAAGGGCCCCTCGAAGACCTCGAGCTTCACCTGGTAGGCCATCGGGAGCCGGCTTCCTGCACGGTTCGGAGAACGGACGCGAGCGCCCCAGCGTAGCGACGCGCCGCCCCGGGCCCGCCGCAGCGACGCCCCCGCGGTCACTGCGGCGGGCGGAACCCGTCGTCGGGCACCTCGACGTCGCCGGTGCGCGCGGCCGGAGGCGGGATCGACGCCGAGTCGTCGGGGGTCGCCGTCGGACCCGACGCAGCACCGGACCTGCCGTGCTCCCGGCCGGACGGGGCGGGCGGCGTCGGGTCCGCTGCCGGGCCCGCGGTGGTGGCCGGCCGGCGGCGCTGCACGGCCGCGGCCACACAGACCAGCCAGACCTCGGCCGGGACACCGGCCGGCGGCGGCGGGGCGACACGGCCCAGCAACGCGTCGGCGACCACCTCGGTGACCTCCCGACGGGCACCGGGCGCCAGGTCGCCGAGCCGCAGCAGGGTCTCACGGACCGTGGCGTAGTCCGCAGACCCGAGCGCGCTGACGTCCAACCGTGCGGTGTAGTCCTCCAACCCGGCCGGCGGCGCGAAGGCGTGGGCCACCGGGGCCCGCGAACCGCGGCGCACGCGCAACACGACCGTGCCGGCGGCGAGGTCCCCCAGCCGTTGTCCGCGCCCGTTGAGCAGGCTGCTGACCATCGCGGGCACGCCCATGGTGGGCAGCAGTTCGACCAGGCCGACGACCGCACGGACCGTCGCGTGACGGAAGCCGACGGGCGCCCCCTCCGTGGTGACCACGCGCAGTCCGAGCGCGGCCTTGCCCGGGGTGCGCCCGCGCCAGAAGGTCTCGAACCCGATCGGGTAGCCGAACAGCACCGCGAACACGAACAGCAGCAGCAGGGCCAGCCCCAGCCATCCGGGCACGAAGCCGCTCACACCGAAGATGCTCTCCGCGAGCCCGAACAACAGCAACAGGCTGCCCATCGCCAGCAGGTCGAGCAGATAGGCGATGCCGCGGGAGCCGACCGTGGCGTGCTCGAGGTCGAGGGCGACACCCTCGGGTGTCACCGTTCCGCCGGCGCCGCTGGGTCCCTGCACGTGGTCCTCCTAGACTGACGCGGACGCTAGCGGTGCCATGCGGCCGGACTCGGAGGGTCGGACACGGACGTCGACGGCTACATCCTGACCAACCAGTCGACCTGGGACCGACTGGACGAGCTGACGCGGCGTGCGGCGGGTGGCCCGGCCAACGTCTCGGCCGACGAGCTCGACGAGCTCGTCCGGCTCCACCTGCGCGTCTCCAGTCAGCTCGCCGCCGTACGTCACCGGTACCGTGATCCGGGGCTCTCCGCCCGGCTCAGCGACCTGGTCGCGCGGTCCACGGCCGTCGTCCACGGCACCCGCCCGCGGACCTGGCGCACGTTCCTCGAGGCGGTGCGCTGGTCGTTCCCGGCCGCGGTGTGGCACGCGCGGGTCGCCGTCCTCGCGGCCACCGTGGTGTTCGTCGCGGCGTTCGCGGCCCCCGCGCTGTGGCTGGCCAACAGTCCCGCGGCCGTCGAGGCGGCGATGCCGGAGACGGCGCGGCAGAGCTACCTGGAGGAGGAGTTCGAGGGCTACTACTCCGCCGAGCCCGGGACGACCTTCGCCGCCCGGGTGTTCACCAACAACGCCCGGGTCGGCGCGCTCGCCTTCGCCAGCGGGATCGCGGCCGGCGTGCCCACGCTGGTCGTGCTGGTGGTCAACGGCCTCAACGTCGGCGTCGCCGCGGGGATGTTCCACGCGGCCGGTGAGGCGGCCCGGTTCTGGGGCCTGATCCTGCCGCACGGGCTGTTGGAGCTCACGGCCGTGTTCGTCGCCGGAGGTGCGGGACTGCGGCTGGGCTGGGCCCTGATCGCTCCCGGTGAGCGCTTCCGGCGGCAGGCGCTGGCGGAGGAGGGGCGCCGCTGCGTGGTGATCGTGATCGGCCTGGTCCTGGTCTTCCTCGTGGCCGGTCTGCTCGAGGGGTACGTGACACCGGCGCCCTGGCCGACCTGGGCACGGGTCGGCACCGGAGCCCTGGTGTGGGTGGCGTTCCTCGCCTACGTGGGGATCTACGGACGCGACGCCGCCCGACACGGGCGCACGGGGGCCCTGGGCGAGTCCTCCGCCGGCTCCGCGGACGTGGAAGGTCAGCCGCCTCGCGCCTTGACCTCGAGGTAGGCGTCGCCGACCCGCCCCGCCAGCTCGCCCGGGACGGCGTCGACGACCCGGACCCCCAGTCGCCGCAGGTGGTCGGCGGCACGTTCGCGCGCCGCGAGGACCGAGACCGCCGCCGCGGCGCCGTAGGCGTCACCCGCGTGCTCGGCCGGGGCGTCGCGCAGCGCCTCCACGGCCGGGTCGCGCACGGCGACCACGACCACGGCGTGCGCGCGCGTGAGCAGCGGCAGGGCGGGCACCAGCTGTTCCTGCACCGCCTCGGCGCCCAGTTCGGTGAACAGCACCAGGGTGGACTGCCGCGGGAACCGCGCGAGCGCCCCGCGGAACGCCTCGCCGTAGTCGCTCTCGACGAGCTCGGGTTCCAGCGCGTGCATGGCGCTCGACAACCGCCGGAGCTGTCCCTGGTCGCCACGCGAGGGCACGACGGCCCGCACCGAGGCACCGAAGGCCAGCAGTGCGGTGCGGTCGCCGGAGCGGGTCGCGATGGTCGCCAGGGCCAGTACGGCGTCCATCGCGTGGTCCAGGCGCGGGACGTCCTCGACCAGGCCGGCGCTCAACCGGCCGGTGTCGAGCAGGACCAGCACCTGCTGGTTGCGCTCGGCCCGGTAGGTGCGCACGACGGCATGCCCGGAGCGTGCGGTCGCCGGCCAGTCGATGCGCCGCACGTCGTCGCCCTCGACGTACTCGCGCAGGGCCTCGAACTGGGAGCTGCCCCCGCGGGCCCGGATCGCCCGCAGGCCCTCGTCGAGGATCCGCTGGCGGCGGACCCGCAACTCCGCCGCCGCGCGCGAGCGGAAGCCGGGATGCACCTCGATGCGCCCGGGCAGGGAGCGCTCCGCCTGCCGACGACCCAGCCCGAGCGGCCCGGTGACCCGCACGGTCAGCCGTTCGGGGCGGAACGTGCCGCGGCGTGCCGGGCGCAACGTCACTCGCTCGACGCGGCGTCCCCCGGCCGGGACCTGCAGGCTCGCCCGCCGCCGCTCGGCACCGAGGCTCGGGGCCAACTCGTCGGCCACCGCGACCGCGACCGGCCGGGCGGTCGGGTTGTGCACGCGCCAGGTCAGCTCGGTGGTGGCGTCGAGACCGACGACGCCCGGCAGCTCGCGTTCGACCCCGATCCGCCACGGTGCGGGCACCCGGTAGGCGTCGACGGCGACCAGCACGGCCACCAGCGCGACCGGCGCCCACCAGGGCACCGGTGCCGGGACCAGCCACACGACCGGGACCAGCGCCGCCAGCGCCAGGGCCGCCCGTTGCGTGGGGACCGGGAGCACGCCGGCCCACCACCGCCGCGTCAGACGCGGAGGCGGATCGACACTCATCGCGGTACCGGGACCGACGCCAGCACCCCGTCGAGGACGGTGTCGGCGCTCATCCCGTCCAGCTCCGCCTCGGGACGCAGGTGCAGGCGGTGCCGCAGGGTCGGCTTGGCGACGGCCTTGACCTCGTCGGGGGTGAGATAGGCCCGCCCCGCCAGCCAGGCCCACGCCTTGGCGGCGTGCAACAGCATGGTGGTCCCGCGTGGGGACACGCCCAGCTGCACCGCGGGCGCGTCACGGGTCGCGCGCGCCAGCGCGACCACGTAGTCGCGCACGGCGGCCTCGACCCGGACCGTGCGAACGGCCTCGCGGGCGGCGAGCAGTGCTCCCGCGTCGGCGACCGGGGACACCCCCGCCGCGCCAGGGTCGGCGGCGGCGTCCGCGCCCCGGTCGTGGCGCGCGACGATCTCGCGCTCCTGCTCCTCGGTCGGGTACGGCACCTGCAACAGGAACAGGAAGCGGTCGAGCTGGGCCTCGGGCAGCGGGTAGGTGCCCTCGTACTCGACCGGGTTCTGTGTCGCCACGACGAGGAAGGGGTCGGGCAGCGCCCAGGTCCGCCCGGCGGTGGAGACCTGCCGTTCCTGCATGGCCTCGAGCAGGGCCGCCTGCGTGCGTGGCGGGGTGCGGTTGATCTCGTCGGCCAGCAGCAGGTTGGTGAACACCGGACCCTTGCGGAAACGCAGGTCCCGGCCGTCCTCGGCCAGCACGTGCTGGCCGGTCACGTCGGCCGGCATCAGGTCGGGCGTGAACTGCACCCGTGAGGCCTCGAGCTCCAGCGACGCCGCCAGCGTCCGCACGAGCAACGTCTTGGCCACACCGGGCACGCCCTCGAGGAGCACGTGCCCCCGGACCAGCAGCGCGGTGACGAGCCCCGTGACCACCGCGTCCTGGCCGACGACGACCTTGGCGATCTCCTCGCGGACGGCGAGCAGTGCCGCCCGGGCCGGCTCGGAGGCGTCCCTCGAGGCCGGGACGGCAGGTGGTTCGGCCGCCGCGGGCGGGGCGTCGTGGGGTTCGGACACGGGCGGACTCCTGGAGGGGAACGGCGGTCGGTCGGACGGGGGATGGGTCGGGAGCCGGTACGTGCGGGTGCCGGGGGCGTCACGTGGCGGCTCAGGGCGGTGGCGAGCCGGAGGTCCGGGCCTGCGACGACACGGAGGATCCGTGCGCGGGCGAGGACGGCTCCACCGGGTCGGTGCTCCGCGACGAGCCCGAGCTCACCGGTCCGCCGCGGGCACGCCGTCGGACCGACGAGACGGCCGTCTGCAACGCCCGCAGGGTCTCGTCGTCGTCCACGGGCGCGTCGAGCAGCGCACGGTCGGCGGTCCGGACGTCGACACCGAGGCGGTCGACGGCGAGCGACGCGAGCTGCTGCGGGTCGCCGTCGGCGGACAGACCGGTGGCCGCCGCCACCGCCGTACGGGCGTCCTGGCGCAGCAGGTCGGCCGCGCTCCCGCGCCGGCCCGAGCGTTGCAGCAGGCCGGCCAGCGACCCGACCAGCTCGCTGGCGGGCAGCACGGGAGGCAGCCGCTCCTCGACCGGGAGGCCGAGCCGTCGCCCGCGGGCGACGGCGGCGACGACGGCCGCCACGAGCAGGACCGCGAGCCCCTGCCAGACCCGATCGGGAACCAGGTCGGCGATCGCGGTCTCTCCCTCCCCGACGGGCGGCAGCGGGACGATCTGCAGCGGTGCGCCGGGCGTGGGTGCGAGCAGGCTCGCGGCGAGGACCGCGTGGTCGTCGACGTCGAGGAGACGGTTGGTGAACGGATCGGGCGACCCGAGCGCGACGATCGTGCCCTGCCCGTGGCCGGTCGCTACCAGCCAGGCGAGCTCCTCCCCCAGCACGAAGCACACCGCGTCGGCCTCCGCCGGTACCTCGAGCGCGGTCCAGCTGGCGTGGGTCACGGTGCTCACCGCGGGCAGCGCGTCGCAACCCGGCGCGCGTCCGGTCGGGCCGATGCTGTCGACCAGTCCACCCCCGACCGGGGTCAGTTCGTGCAGCGGCGAGGTCGGGTCGGCGACCACCAGGTGACCGCCGGCCGCCACCCAGTCGCGTACCTCCGCCTGCCGGGTGCGGTTGAGGCGGTCGAGGGGGACGAAGAGCCGGGTCGTCGGATCCTCCGGCAGCTCGAGGCCGACCTCGACGGGAACGTCGCTCGCGCGCAGCACCTCGACCAGGCCCAGCAGTCCGTCGGGGGCGCTCGAGGAAGGGTCCAGCGGTGCCTCCTCGGTCGTCGGACCGGCCAGCAGCCCCGCGGCGACCAGGGACACCACCGCGACGAGGAAGGCGACGTGTCGACGTCGGGGGCGGGTCGACCTCGGGACGGCGTCCGGCGCGGTGCTCATGCCCGGACCCTGCCCGACGCGGCGTCGAGGACGAGCCGGTAACCGGCCTCGTCGGCCTGCCGGTGGCCGTACCACACGTCCTCGAACACGGCACCGGCGGCTCGGACGTCCGCCGCCCGCTCCGGCGCGTCACGGTCGACGGCCGTGTCGATCTCCCCCACGGTGCGCGCGTCGGCGTCGGTGAGGACGCCGTCCTCGACCAGTTGCGTGACCAGTGCCGCGTACCCCGCGCGGATCGCGGCGTCCCACCGACCGGCCGCGGCGTGCGACACGGCCTGTTCGCGCCAGGCCGTGGCCGACCGGCGTGCGGCTGCGGACGTGGTCGGCGGGGCGCCACCGTCGACGCTCACGCCACGCGAGAACCGCAGGACCAGGGCCAGGACGGCGACGGTCGCCAGGCCCACGACCAACCAGGCGAAGGTGGTGCTTCCGGCCACGGCCCCCAGCACGGCGTCGAGCACATCCGCCAGCCACTGACGCAGCCGGTCGAGCACGTCGGTCACCGGGCCGGGGTCGCTGTCGGTGTAGGGCGGTC
Coding sequences:
- the aroA gene encoding 3-phosphoshikimate 1-carboxyvinyltransferase; this translates as MQRCSMIPFAHPPDAEVVVPGSKSITNRALVVAALAAGRSRLDGVLFADDTEAMLGALATLGVPLEVDRSARSVTVGGLDGAVPAGPLELDVRLSGTTARFLAPLLALGEGPYLLDAAPAFRRRPMAPVFDALRQLGVQVHETGAPGHLPARLRGPGTDTGALEVPADVSSQFLSGLLLSAPARPDGLRVRVPGALVSRPYVTMTTAVMRAFGARVEADDDDTFTVAPGGYRGTTYRIEPDASAASYVLAAAAITGGRVRVPGLGRGSLQGDVGFAQVLARMGATVDLADEHVEVQGTGRLQGVDVDLSDLSDTAQTLAAVAVFASSPTRVRGIGFIRHKETDRVRAVVTELRRLGIDAVEEDDGFLVRPGTPRPGAVHTYEDHRMAMSFALLGLRVPGVEILDPGCVAKTFPDYFTVLESLRR
- a CDS encoding prephenate dehydrogenase/arogenate dehydrogenase family protein, yielding MSTTPRLAVLGGGLIGGSLAVACRRLAVGHVTLTDTSADVRRAAAGLGLADEVAEDVAACVRAADVVVAAVPAAVVGDVLEQAARYAPADAVFTDVASLKGSVTLEVTSRLRAAGVDPARFVGGHPMAGSERSGPQAADATLFQAATWVLTPTADTAAETLRRVSGVLRQIGARVLALAPARHDELVALVSHLPHLAACTLADVAGEASARAGEVVLAVAGGGFRDTTRIAASDPRLWRGILAGNRDAVLVALNRYEQRLTEVRRLLERGDDEALEALLGRAARARAQLVPKAVDDAVVDVVVALDDRPGALATITTALGEAAINVEDLAMRHAEGRRGALLVRIAAGECERALEVLTARGLAAHAEPADAAT
- the aroH gene encoding chorismate mutase; the encoded protein is MSEARVRALRGATTLDRDDREHLIARTQELMAAVFARNELVEDDLISIVFTATDDVHAAFPAVAAREAGITHVPLLCARELEVEGGIPRCVRILVHAYTPRTARELRHVYLHDARQLRTDLPE
- a CDS encoding pseudouridine synthase, whose product is MTEQRVQKVLAAAGIASRRACEELIATGRVRVNGEVVELGAKCDPTADVVEVDGERINTDPDKLYVLLNKPRGVVTTADDPQGRPTVVDLVNLPQRLYPVGRLDQDTEGLLLLTNDGELTHQLLHPSFEVPRTYVALVPGPVRKRALAQLRDGVELDDGVARARSVRVLEEEHGRALIELVMTEGRKREVRRMFAALGLTVERLARVAYAGVELGELRQGKWRFLTQAEVGRLHAAVAEGSRPAPGGQRWETRRTTRGERDARAANAARATRRGGSR
- the scpB gene encoding SMC-Scp complex subunit ScpB, producing the protein MNDEPADAPVDAAPAPVGLPSAGQAPDRPTDEQLRPGVEALLFLADEPLEAAAVAEVLDRDPREVEQVIAEVQAAYAAADRGVEIRAVAGGWRMYTAPAARPVLQRWALAGRTGRLTQAALETLAVIAYKQPISRSEVGDIRGVSADGAVRSLVARGFVTEVGRDEGPGQAVLYGTTRLLLERLGLQSLDELPPLTDFLPEAPAPDEPDLGSVKEVRRRLAEGGELPVRGVLAGRRTNTGGEDGEEPDDDAMPAPNATRGAGRGGDDIDELTDRLEQAARNAVDRLRQAVAAGDGDPASDDDDPAEVSADPGARDD
- a CDS encoding segregation and condensation protein A; this translates as MAYQVKLEVFEGPFDLLLQLISRRKLDVTEVDLAEITADFLAHLDRGLEDLDLETATRFLVVAATLIELKAARLLPREERDELEDLLGDARDLLYARLLEYRAFRDVARIVSHRLTSNEAYLARDVAPEPWLQRLVPETPLAVDAGGLAAIAASVLTPAREAPVDLSHIRRSYITIRDAAVDLLARVRADAPSTFADLVADRGRGDRVVFFLAALELFKLGHVELEQPDHRGPLAILARTGGQDLDSLTEPDEPDEPDEPDDGRTDAPVPTASGVTP
- a CDS encoding RDD family protein; this encodes MQGPSGAGGTVTPEGVALDLEHATVGSRGIAYLLDLLAMGSLLLLFGLAESIFGVSGFVPGWLGLALLLLFVFAVLFGYPIGFETFWRGRTPGKAALGLRVVTTEGAPVGFRHATVRAVVGLVELLPTMGVPAMVSSLLNGRGQRLGDLAAGTVVLRVRRGSRAPVAHAFAPPAGLEDYTARLDVSALGSADYATVRETLLRLGDLAPGARREVTEVVADALLGRVAPPPPAGVPAEVWLVCVAAAVQRRRPATTAGPAADPTPPAPSGREHGRSGAASGPTATPDDSASIPPPAARTGDVEVPDDGFRPPQ
- a CDS encoding stage II sporulation protein M → MRWSFPAAVWHARVAVLAATVVFVAAFAAPALWLANSPAAVEAAMPETARQSYLEEEFEGYYSAEPGTTFAARVFTNNARVGALAFASGIAAGVPTLVVLVVNGLNVGVAAGMFHAAGEAARFWGLILPHGLLELTAVFVAGGAGLRLGWALIAPGERFRRQALAEEGRRCVVIVIGLVLVFLVAGLLEGYVTPAPWPTWARVGTGALVWVAFLAYVGIYGRDAARHGRTGALGESSAGSADVEGQPPRALTSR
- a CDS encoding DUF58 domain-containing protein, encoding MLPVPTQRAALALAALVPVVWLVPAPVPWWAPVALVAVLVAVDAYRVPAPWRIGVERELPGVVGLDATTELTWRVHNPTARPVAVAVADELAPSLGAERRRASLQVPAGGRRVERVTLRPARRGTFRPERLTVRVTGPLGLGRRQAERSLPGRIEVHPGFRSRAAAELRVRRQRILDEGLRAIRARGGSSQFEALREYVEGDDVRRIDWPATARSGHAVVRTYRAERNQQVLVLLDTGRLSAGLVEDVPRLDHAMDAVLALATIATRSGDRTALLAFGASVRAVVPSRGDQGQLRRLSSAMHALEPELVESDYGEAFRGALARFPRQSTLVLFTELGAEAVQEQLVPALPLLTRAHAVVVVAVRDPAVEALRDAPAEHAGDAYGAAAAVSVLAARERAADHLRRLGVRVVDAVPGELAGRVGDAYLEVKARGG
- a CDS encoding AAA family ATPase, which produces MSEPHDAPPAAAEPPAVPASRDASEPARAALLAVREEIAKVVVGQDAVVTGLVTALLVRGHVLLEGVPGVAKTLLVRTLAASLELEASRVQFTPDLMPADVTGQHVLAEDGRDLRFRKGPVFTNLLLADEINRTPPRTQAALLEAMQERQVSTAGRTWALPDPFLVVATQNPVEYEGTYPLPEAQLDRFLFLLQVPYPTEEQEREIVARHDRGADAAADPGAAGVSPVADAGALLAAREAVRTVRVEAAVRDYVVALARATRDAPAVQLGVSPRGTTMLLHAAKAWAWLAGRAYLTPDEVKAVAKPTLRHRLHLRPEAELDGMSADTVLDGVLASVPVPR
- a CDS encoding DUF4350 domain-containing protein, which produces MSTAPDAVPRSTRPRRRHVAFLVAVVSLVAAGLLAGPTTEEAPLDPSSSAPDGLLGLVEVLRASDVPVEVGLELPEDPTTRLFVPLDRLNRTRQAEVRDWVAAGGHLVVADPTSPLHELTPVGGGLVDSIGPTGRAPGCDALPAVSTVTHASWTALEVPAEADAVCFVLGEELAWLVATGHGQGTIVALGSPDPFTNRLLDVDDHAVLAASLLAPTPGAPLQIVPLPPVGEGETAIADLVPDRVWQGLAVLLVAAVVAAVARGRRLGLPVEERLPPVLPASELVGSLAGLLQRSGRRGSAADLLRQDARTAVAAATGLSADGDPQQLASLAVDRLGVDVRTADRALLDAPVDDDETLRALQTAVSSVRRRARGGPVSSGSSRSTDPVEPSSPAHGSSVSSQARTSGSPPP
- a CDS encoding DUF4129 domain-containing protein, coding for MFRVPLGHDPETLRRRARDLLARPPYTDSDPGPVTDVLDRLRQWLADVLDAVLGAVAGSTTFAWLVVGLATVAVLALVLRFSRGVSVDGGAPPTTSAAARRSATAWREQAVSHAAAGRWDAAIRAGYAALVTQLVEDGVLTDADARTVGEIDTAVDRDAPERAADVRAAGAVFEDVWYGHRQADEAGYRLVLDAASGRVRA